From Bradyrhizobium sp. NDS-1, the proteins below share one genomic window:
- the gspM gene encoding type II secretion system protein GspM encodes MSSAKLTGGNAVARALASSPLIAVTLYVAIAGALLLTTGLSIAEIVAHRQALAQTSDLLDQLRGRKGGAKNAAALSAERPGTPFLEGPTVTVAGANLLQRVAAAVSDAGGQVQSSQVDVSGARTKDGFVGLVVSCELEQPALQKLLYDIEAGMPFLFVDQLDVQVPQTTALSDAGTGRVRVILGVSGQWQAGK; translated from the coding sequence ATGAGCAGTGCCAAGCTCACCGGCGGCAATGCGGTCGCGCGGGCGCTCGCGAGTTCGCCGCTGATCGCGGTTACGCTCTATGTGGCGATTGCCGGCGCGCTGCTGCTGACGACGGGGCTGTCGATCGCCGAGATCGTCGCCCATCGGCAAGCGCTGGCGCAGACTTCCGACCTGCTCGACCAGTTGCGTGGCCGCAAGGGAGGCGCCAAGAATGCCGCCGCGTTATCGGCCGAGCGGCCGGGTACGCCGTTCCTGGAGGGGCCGACCGTGACCGTCGCGGGCGCCAATCTGCTGCAGAGGGTTGCCGCTGCTGTCAGCGATGCCGGCGGCCAGGTCCAGTCCTCGCAAGTTGACGTATCCGGCGCGCGAACCAAGGATGGCTTCGTCGGCCTCGTCGTGAGCTGCGAGCTGGAACAGCCCGCGCTCCAGAAGCTGCTCTACGATATCGAGGCCGGCATGCCGTTCCTGTTTGTCGATCAGCTCGACGTCCAGGTGCCGCAGACCACCGCGCTGAGCGACGCGGGCACCGGTCGCGTCAGGGTGATCCTGGGCGTCTCGGGCCAGTGGCAGGCGGGGAAGTAG
- a CDS encoding autotransporter domain-containing protein — protein MAGPTMAGGRIGYGLRSVVRHSLATLLATTALGVVAAHAVDGTWTGGSTDWTDPTNWSSNPSVPDETATFSNTGSTAVDNNNGVVSIGTIQFSNASQAYTFTIGNPFIVNATGIINNDTGNTQNFGVTAGNNLVFQNSSTASGGAGAVTITNDVGGNVNFIQDSTAGTATLANSGFVTFEDSASAGSAQITNNATGQIDFFSNASAGTATINNGAGGVLSFHNTTTAATSSIINDGTLNFDGSATAGSATITTNNGATTNFSGSATGGSARFITNAGGTVDISGLTSGGMTSGSIEGAGNYALGANTLTTGSLNTSTQVDGIISGTGGLTKVGAGTLTLTGTNTYTGATTISAGTLAISGFGSISSSSVVTVDATFDISASAVPFNAITTLAGSSSGAVNLGANNLVITNGSTEFSGVIQGTGGLEVFGGTQTLSGLNTYTNVTQIDAGATLALKGGSSIANSLYVAFSGAASTLDISQTTSGASVTQLLSFGTNGVVALGSKTLTITAGSGTAFGGVIQDGGIGGGTAGNLAIANGGLQQLFGTNTYTGTTTIASGGELDLVNFGGSDGSIATSSSVIANGIFDIAALSTGTAIKSLSGAGNVNLGANTLTITNGNGTFSGVIADGAAGGGLALTGGTQTLTGVNTYTGATAVNGGTLVVDGSLLNSLTTINTGGTLAGSGTIAGVAVNGGTLAPGSAANPFGTMTISGSLIFTAASTYLVQVSSTSASLAQVNGAADLGGATVRANFTSGTVKKQYTILTAAGTLAGSTFNPTVLSNMPTLNATLSYDTNNVFLNVNVNFAQGAGLNVNQQNVANTLTNFFNTTGGIPAAFAALTPAGLTTASGELGTGIIQSAINADGQFLNLMLDPTVVGRSGGFAKAGSVAQFAESNEAAAYASKRPATAREREAYAMATKAPLFSSQPSSRWSVWAAGYGGSAGVGGNAQVGSQDLTARVWGGAAGADYRISVDTLVGFALGGGGLNYSLANAMGAGSADLFQAGVYGRHNFGAAYVSAALAYGWHDVTTNRTVALAGADQLQGRFKADTFSARFEGGYRFTTPLIGITPYAAAQVTNFNLPNYSEVSLNGGGLFALNYASQSLTNTRSELGLRTDKSYAMQSGVLTLRGRAAWAHDYNPSRAVTALFQTLPGTGFVVNGARVDADSALVSGSAEMKWLSGFSIAATFDGEFSGNVTSYSGKGVFRYAW, from the coding sequence ATGGCTGGACCGACAATGGCAGGTGGGCGAATCGGATACGGGCTGCGATCCGTCGTGCGCCACTCCCTGGCGACACTCCTCGCCACCACGGCACTCGGCGTCGTCGCCGCGCATGCCGTGGACGGCACATGGACCGGCGGCTCCACAGACTGGACGGATCCCACCAATTGGTCATCCAACCCGAGCGTGCCGGACGAGACCGCGACCTTCAGCAACACCGGAAGCACGGCGGTCGACAACAACAACGGCGTCGTCAGCATCGGCACGATCCAGTTCTCGAACGCCTCGCAGGCCTATACGTTCACGATCGGCAACCCGTTCATCGTCAATGCAACGGGCATCATCAACAACGATACGGGCAATACCCAGAATTTTGGAGTCACCGCCGGCAACAACCTGGTGTTCCAGAACAGCAGCACGGCGAGCGGCGGCGCCGGGGCCGTGACCATCACCAACGATGTCGGCGGCAACGTCAACTTCATCCAGGACAGCACCGCAGGGACGGCAACTCTCGCCAACAGCGGCTTCGTCACGTTCGAGGATTCGGCCTCTGCCGGCAGCGCCCAGATCACCAACAACGCCACCGGCCAGATCGATTTCTTCAGCAATGCTTCGGCCGGCACGGCTACGATCAACAACGGCGCAGGGGGAGTGCTGAGCTTCCACAACACCACCACCGCCGCCACCTCGTCCATCATCAACGACGGAACGTTGAATTTCGACGGCTCCGCCACCGCCGGCAGCGCCACCATCACCACCAACAATGGTGCAACGACGAACTTCAGCGGGTCGGCGACCGGCGGCAGCGCGCGCTTCATCACCAACGCCGGCGGCACCGTCGACATTTCGGGCCTGACCAGCGGCGGGATGACGTCCGGCTCGATTGAAGGCGCCGGCAATTATGCTCTGGGCGCCAATACGCTTACCACCGGCAGCCTCAACACCTCGACCCAGGTCGACGGCATCATCTCCGGCACCGGCGGCCTGACCAAGGTCGGCGCAGGCACGCTGACGTTGACCGGCACCAACACCTACACGGGCGCGACGACGATCTCGGCCGGAACATTGGCAATCTCCGGCTTCGGCAGTATTTCGTCATCCAGCGTCGTCACGGTGGACGCGACCTTCGACATCTCGGCATCCGCGGTTCCGTTCAACGCCATCACGACGCTTGCCGGCAGTTCGAGCGGCGCCGTCAACCTGGGTGCCAACAATCTGGTCATTACCAACGGCTCGACCGAGTTCTCGGGTGTGATCCAGGGCACAGGCGGGCTCGAGGTTTTCGGCGGAACGCAGACGCTCTCGGGCCTAAACACCTACACCAATGTCACGCAGATCGACGCGGGCGCAACCCTGGCACTGAAGGGCGGCAGCTCGATTGCAAATTCGCTTTATGTCGCCTTCTCGGGCGCGGCTTCGACGCTCGATATTTCCCAGACCACGTCCGGGGCATCGGTGACTCAGCTGCTCTCCTTCGGCACCAATGGCGTCGTCGCGCTGGGATCGAAGACGCTGACAATTACGGCTGGCAGCGGCACCGCCTTCGGCGGCGTGATCCAGGACGGCGGCATCGGCGGCGGCACCGCAGGCAATCTTGCGATCGCGAACGGAGGGCTGCAGCAGCTCTTCGGCACCAACACCTATACCGGCACCACGACCATCGCCAGCGGCGGCGAACTCGATCTCGTCAATTTCGGCGGCAGCGACGGCAGCATCGCGACCTCGAGCAGCGTCATCGCCAACGGCATCTTCGACATCGCCGCCTTGAGTACCGGCACCGCGATCAAGTCGCTCTCGGGCGCGGGCAACGTCAATCTCGGCGCCAACACGCTGACCATCACGAACGGCAACGGCACCTTTTCCGGCGTCATCGCCGATGGCGCCGCCGGCGGCGGACTTGCTCTGACGGGCGGCACGCAGACGCTCACCGGCGTCAACACCTATACGGGCGCCACCGCCGTGAACGGCGGCACGCTGGTGGTGGACGGCTCGCTTCTGAACAGCCTGACCACCATCAACACCGGCGGCACGCTCGCCGGCAGCGGCACGATCGCGGGCGTCGCGGTCAATGGAGGCACGCTGGCGCCCGGCAGCGCGGCGAATCCGTTCGGCACGATGACCATCAGTGGATCGCTGATCTTCACCGCCGCCTCGACCTATCTGGTGCAGGTTTCCTCGACCAGTGCCAGCCTCGCCCAGGTCAATGGCGCGGCCGACCTCGGCGGTGCAACGGTGCGCGCGAACTTCACCTCGGGCACGGTCAAGAAGCAGTACACGATCTTGACCGCGGCCGGCACCCTGGCCGGCAGTACCTTCAATCCGACAGTCTTGTCGAACATGCCGACGCTCAACGCGACACTGAGCTACGACACCAACAACGTGTTCCTCAACGTCAATGTCAATTTCGCGCAAGGCGCCGGGCTCAACGTCAACCAGCAGAACGTCGCGAACACGCTGACCAATTTCTTCAACACCACCGGCGGCATTCCAGCGGCATTCGCCGCGCTGACGCCGGCGGGACTGACGACCGCATCGGGTGAGCTCGGCACCGGCATCATCCAGTCTGCAATCAACGCCGACGGCCAGTTTCTGAATCTGATGCTCGACCCGACCGTCGTCGGGCGTAGCGGCGGCTTCGCCAAGGCGGGCAGCGTCGCGCAGTTCGCCGAGAGCAACGAGGCGGCGGCCTACGCGTCGAAGCGGCCCGCCACCGCGCGCGAGCGCGAGGCTTATGCGATGGCGACCAAGGCGCCGCTGTTCTCCTCGCAGCCGAGCAGCCGCTGGAGCGTCTGGGCAGCCGGCTATGGCGGCTCGGCCGGGGTCGGCGGCAATGCGCAGGTCGGCTCGCAGGACCTGACCGCGCGGGTCTGGGGCGGCGCGGCCGGTGCCGACTACCGAATCTCGGTGGACACGCTGGTCGGCTTTGCGCTCGGCGGCGGCGGACTGAACTACTCGCTCGCCAATGCGATGGGCGCAGGCTCGGCCGACCTGTTCCAGGCCGGTGTCTATGGCCGGCACAATTTCGGAGCGGCCTACGTCTCGGCCGCGCTTGCCTATGGCTGGCACGACGTCACGACCAACCGCACCGTGGCGCTCGCCGGGGCCGACCAGCTCCAGGGCCGGTTCAAGGCCGACACGTTCTCGGCGCGCTTCGAGGGCGGCTATCGGTTCACGACGCCGCTGATCGGCATCACGCCCTATGCCGCGGCGCAGGTGACGAACTTCAACCTGCCCAACTACTCCGAAGTCAGCCTCAACGGCGGCGGCCTGTTCGCGCTGAACTATGCTTCGCAGTCTCTGACCAATACCCGCTCCGAACTCGGCCTACGCACCGACAAGTCTTACGCCATGCAGAGCGGCGTGCTGACGCTGCGCGGCCGTGCCGCCTGGGCGCACGACTACAATCCGAGCCGCGCCGTCACCGCCCTGTTCCAGACCTTGCCGGGCACCGGCTTCGTCGTGAACGGCGCCAGGGTCGATGCCGACTCCGCGCTCGTGAGCGGCAGCGCCGAGATGAAGTGGCTGAGCGGCTTCTCCATCGCCGCCACCTTCGACGGCGAGTTCTCCGGCAACGTCACCAGCTATTCCGGCAAGGGCGTGTTCAGGTACGCTTGGTGA
- a CDS encoding lipopolysaccharide biosynthesis protein — protein sequence MTFRKRPPDLLGNSAWNAMAFLLAVVLNLAILPFVIVHLGLTAFGIAGLVTACIAPALVFSNTLGLSTARELAQRLEPSDRDDARRLFATAVMLAAGAGGLITIFFLVAGAPLARLGFHLAGPVAEDLGWAFALAALGWLSQCVSAVFISLFTARQDYRRIASTGIVSTVVSTVSMLLLIPAAPHASTFLGCQALGFATSLLIAVAWSCGTLREWLAPPALHREALGRLLRFGSWQVAAQGGALLAGQADRYLLGALLQPQFVGFYGVAQRLQEATYIGILKVGEILFPYFSTLQGESEDRKADLLFRSSWILNVLAASALGGLISVAGPLLHVWTGAEVAAEAARVLVVLSIAGILGSSANVFGFYLLAQGRSRSNALIALITGVVTLVTSAFALPRFGWHAAGWSACAGMIAQMLTVVFLLRRNFKLAGMWSRVAHCVLTPLCIGIAMALAVRYGLDRMPLRLAPSWWSVGAVSSLTAAIILVVAVAASQLGPYRKVCRQDIRSILARFLPLKAV from the coding sequence ATGACGTTCAGGAAAAGACCCCCCGACCTGCTGGGAAACTCCGCGTGGAATGCGATGGCCTTCCTGCTGGCGGTGGTGCTGAACCTGGCCATCCTGCCTTTCGTGATCGTTCACCTCGGCCTCACCGCATTCGGCATCGCGGGGCTTGTCACCGCATGCATTGCGCCTGCCCTTGTGTTCAGCAACACGCTCGGATTGTCGACGGCGCGCGAGCTTGCGCAGCGACTGGAGCCGTCCGACCGCGACGATGCGCGACGCCTGTTCGCGACCGCGGTCATGCTTGCAGCTGGCGCGGGCGGCCTGATCACCATTTTCTTTCTGGTCGCCGGAGCTCCGCTTGCGCGGCTCGGATTTCATCTGGCCGGTCCAGTCGCCGAGGACCTTGGATGGGCCTTCGCGTTGGCCGCTCTCGGTTGGCTGAGCCAATGCGTGTCGGCGGTCTTCATTTCCTTGTTCACCGCGCGGCAGGACTACCGCCGGATCGCTTCGACCGGCATTGTCAGCACCGTGGTCTCGACCGTTTCAATGCTCCTCCTGATCCCTGCCGCCCCCCACGCATCGACTTTCCTCGGCTGCCAGGCGCTGGGGTTCGCGACCAGCCTGCTGATCGCAGTGGCCTGGTCGTGCGGTACACTGCGCGAATGGCTGGCACCGCCAGCGTTGCATCGCGAGGCGCTTGGCAGGCTGCTCCGGTTCGGCAGCTGGCAGGTCGCCGCGCAGGGCGGTGCGCTGCTCGCCGGGCAGGCCGATCGATATCTGCTCGGCGCGCTGCTTCAACCGCAGTTCGTCGGTTTTTATGGTGTTGCGCAACGTCTCCAGGAGGCGACCTATATCGGTATCCTGAAGGTCGGCGAAATCCTGTTTCCATACTTCAGCACGTTGCAAGGCGAGAGCGAGGACCGAAAGGCCGATCTGCTGTTCCGGTCTTCGTGGATTCTCAACGTCCTGGCCGCAAGTGCCCTGGGTGGATTGATTTCGGTGGCCGGCCCGCTGCTGCATGTCTGGACCGGCGCCGAAGTCGCGGCCGAGGCTGCGCGGGTTCTCGTCGTGCTGTCGATCGCCGGAATACTCGGATCGAGCGCGAACGTCTTCGGTTTTTACCTGCTGGCGCAGGGGCGGTCACGCTCCAACGCGCTCATCGCATTGATCACGGGTGTCGTCACACTCGTCACCAGCGCGTTCGCGTTGCCGCGTTTCGGATGGCATGCCGCGGGCTGGAGCGCATGCGCCGGCATGATCGCGCAGATGCTGACTGTCGTCTTCCTGCTGCGGCGCAATTTTAAGCTCGCCGGCATGTGGTCGCGTGTCGCGCATTGCGTATTGACGCCGCTTTGCATCGGGATCGCGATGGCGCTGGCAGTGCGGTACGGTCTCGACCGCATGCCGCTCCGGCTCGCGCCGTCCTGGTGGTCGGTGGGGGCCGTCTCGTCGCTGACGGCTGCGATCATCCTCGTGGTCGCGGTTGCCGCTTCGCAGTTGGGCCCGTATCGGAAGGTGTGCCGGCAAGATATTCGTTCGATCCTCGCTCGCTTCCTGCCCCTCAAGGCCGTCTAG
- the asnB gene encoding asparagine synthase (glutamine-hydrolyzing) — MCGIAGIVNLGGNAVERADISRLTGLIAHRGPFGEGTWFSADRSLAFGHRRLAIIDPGEGGYQPMLSADGRHVIVFNGEIYNFLELRRELEGQGAVFRSQSDTEVILAAWQAWREDMLSRFNGMWALAIFDTGTRELFLARDRFGIKPLLYAASPKRFIFASEQRALVRSGLIDASVDTEVARRLLLDPFGIEGSERTLFRQVRRLQGGHCMWLRQGKVSVRRWWRTVDHLPTVPATEAERAARFRELFQDAVALRMRSDVPIGTCLSGGFDSSAVICTMAAHEKAGMGPRDSAAWRHAFVATFPGASNDERPMAEEAAAWAEVAPTFLEIGQADALADLDRILDDLDDVYIGLPSAVWLIYRQLRRQNVTVSLDGHGADELMGAYLQQGQARAFRIRNAAEDLASRSALTRRGVDVLRAFGLRRQGVYFLRGGLRDLPAQLPLTAEDDVLPREWGGLNKRLYRMFHSTVLPTILRNFDRLSMAHGVEVRMPFMDWRLVTYTMALPESSKFADGYTKAVARRAMANLMPESIRTARRKVGFNSPMPEWLNGPLAGWTADLLDREVPAFAEMVDETALRRAVSRLTASKTWDWETVGRIWPYLNMKWMLARYA, encoded by the coding sequence ATGTGCGGAATCGCGGGCATCGTAAATCTGGGCGGCAATGCGGTGGAGCGGGCTGACATCTCGCGGCTGACGGGCCTGATCGCGCATCGTGGTCCGTTCGGCGAGGGGACCTGGTTCAGCGCAGACCGAAGCCTCGCATTCGGCCACCGCCGGCTGGCGATCATCGATCCCGGCGAGGGCGGATATCAGCCGATGCTGTCTGCGGACGGCCGCCATGTGATCGTGTTCAATGGCGAAATCTACAATTTTCTCGAGCTGCGCCGCGAACTCGAGGGGCAGGGCGCGGTGTTCCGCAGCCAGTCCGATACCGAAGTGATCTTGGCGGCCTGGCAGGCCTGGCGGGAAGACATGCTGTCCCGCTTCAACGGCATGTGGGCTCTGGCGATCTTCGACACGGGCACGCGCGAATTGTTTCTTGCGCGCGATCGCTTCGGCATCAAGCCGCTGCTCTACGCGGCGTCGCCGAAGCGATTCATCTTCGCGTCCGAGCAGCGGGCGCTGGTGCGGAGCGGGCTGATCGATGCATCCGTTGACACGGAAGTGGCGCGCCGGCTGCTGCTCGACCCCTTCGGGATCGAAGGAAGCGAGCGAACCCTGTTTCGCCAGGTTCGCCGCCTGCAGGGCGGCCATTGCATGTGGCTGCGCCAGGGCAAGGTCAGTGTCAGGCGCTGGTGGCGGACGGTGGATCATCTGCCGACCGTGCCTGCCACCGAAGCCGAACGCGCCGCGCGCTTTCGCGAGCTGTTCCAGGACGCCGTGGCACTGCGCATGCGCAGCGATGTGCCGATCGGGACCTGCCTGTCTGGAGGTTTCGATTCATCGGCGGTGATCTGCACCATGGCGGCGCACGAGAAGGCGGGCATGGGGCCGCGCGACAGCGCCGCATGGCGTCATGCCTTTGTCGCGACGTTTCCCGGCGCCTCGAACGACGAGCGGCCGATGGCAGAGGAGGCCGCCGCCTGGGCTGAAGTTGCGCCGACCTTCCTCGAAATCGGGCAGGCCGATGCACTTGCAGACCTGGATCGGATTCTCGACGATCTCGATGACGTCTATATCGGGCTGCCCAGCGCCGTGTGGTTGATCTATCGGCAGCTGAGGCGGCAGAACGTGACGGTGTCGCTGGACGGCCACGGCGCGGACGAGTTGATGGGCGCCTATTTGCAGCAAGGACAGGCGCGTGCATTCCGAATCCGGAACGCAGCCGAAGACCTCGCCTCGCGCTCGGCGCTGACCCGGCGCGGCGTGGATGTCCTGCGTGCGTTCGGCCTCAGGCGCCAGGGGGTGTACTTTCTGCGCGGCGGTCTGCGCGATCTTCCCGCTCAACTCCCGCTGACGGCGGAGGACGACGTGCTGCCGCGCGAATGGGGCGGCTTGAACAAGCGCCTCTACCGCATGTTTCACAGCACGGTGCTTCCCACCATCCTGCGCAACTTCGATCGTCTCTCGATGGCTCACGGCGTCGAAGTCCGCATGCCCTTCATGGACTGGCGCCTGGTGACGTACACGATGGCGCTTCCCGAAAGCAGCAAGTTCGCAGATGGCTACACCAAGGCGGTCGCCCGGCGGGCAATGGCCAATTTGATGCCGGAATCGATCCGGACCGCGCGCCGCAAGGTCGGCTTTAATTCACCGATGCCCGAATGGCTGAACGGACCTTTGGCCGGATGGACGGCGGACCTGCTCGACCGCGAGGTGCCGGCCTTTGCCGAAATGGTGGATGAAACGGCCTTGCGCAGAGCGGTGAGCCGCTTGACGGCGTCGAAAACTTGGGACTGGGAGACGGTCGGTCGGATCTGGCCGTATTTGAACATGAAATGGATGTTGGCGAGGTACGCCTGA
- a CDS encoding glycosyltransferase, whose product MRLFQNSALYPSYLLQLNQLAANTHSFAERRDVFLHDRFGAAHFLKPVLDASPEAFFTNGDDEILQRRWAREQGMSGEPTLEAILLAQIEHHATEVFYNLDPVRYPSAFVAKLPGCVKTALCWRAAPSGNADFTAYGAVLGNFPSILDIWRGKGCRAELFFPAHDPVMDEYGHGERPIDVVFVGGYSRHHRARARTLEQVAQLAASRNIVLCLDASRLTRLAETALGRLLPLREHRRPDAIAAIAKPPVFGRSLYELIGSSKIVLNGAIDMAGTDRGNMRCFEAMGCGGLLVSDAGGYPDGMEEGRTIETYDTPEQAVEVISRSLQDWPRSAEIAALGRARVRDVYRKDVQWKQFGDLVGRI is encoded by the coding sequence ATGCGCCTGTTCCAGAATAGCGCCCTCTACCCGTCCTATCTGCTGCAGCTGAACCAGCTCGCGGCGAATACCCATAGCTTCGCGGAGCGGCGGGATGTGTTCTTGCATGACCGTTTCGGCGCGGCGCATTTCCTCAAGCCGGTGCTCGATGCATCGCCGGAAGCCTTCTTCACCAACGGAGACGACGAGATCCTGCAGCGCCGCTGGGCGCGCGAGCAGGGCATGTCGGGCGAGCCGACCCTCGAGGCCATCCTGCTTGCGCAGATCGAGCATCACGCCACCGAGGTGTTCTACAACCTCGATCCGGTGCGTTATCCGAGCGCCTTCGTCGCCAAGCTGCCGGGCTGTGTCAAGACGGCGTTGTGCTGGCGTGCGGCGCCGTCAGGAAATGCCGATTTCACGGCGTATGGCGCCGTGCTGGGAAACTTTCCGTCGATCCTCGACATTTGGCGCGGCAAGGGATGCCGGGCCGAATTGTTCTTTCCGGCACATGATCCCGTGATGGACGAATATGGCCACGGCGAACGCCCGATCGACGTCGTCTTCGTCGGCGGCTACTCGCGGCACCATCGGGCGCGCGCCCGGACGCTGGAGCAGGTCGCGCAGCTCGCGGCCAGTCGCAACATCGTGCTATGTCTCGATGCCTCGCGTCTGACCAGGCTCGCCGAGACCGCGCTCGGACGATTGCTCCCGCTGCGCGAGCACCGGCGCCCCGATGCCATCGCCGCCATTGCGAAGCCTCCCGTGTTTGGGAGGAGCCTCTACGAACTGATCGGGTCGTCGAAGATCGTGCTCAACGGCGCGATCGACATGGCTGGCACTGATCGCGGCAATATGCGTTGCTTCGAGGCGATGGGTTGCGGCGGGCTGCTCGTCTCCGACGCCGGAGGGTATCCGGACGGTATGGAGGAGGGGCGCACCATCGAGACCTACGATACCCCGGAGCAGGCCGTCGAGGTCATTTCTCGAAGCTTGCAGGACTGGCCGAGGTCGGCGGAGATCGCCGCCCTTGGCCGGGCCCGCGTCCGGGACGTCTACCGCAAGGACGTGCAATGGAAGCAGTTCGGCGATCTCGTCGGACGGATTTAG